GGACATTGCTGTGCGCCTTCCTGGAAGCTCCCTCCTGTGTATTGTGTTTTGGATATTGTGTGGTTCTTTGTGTATCACAGATGGCTCCTGTTTGACAGCATCAGAGGCAACCAAATTGGAAGTTTCACCTGCATTTTGCCCATCTCCAGCATTACTTGCTTCTCCTGGTACCGCATCAACAGAAACCATTTTCCTTGCATTGCCTACTTGTTCATTTGATTCCACACCATCACTATTTCCTTCTCTCAGTCTCAAGTGTCCTCGAATCTCTTTACCCTCCAAACCAGCTTGGTGACTGTTATCGGTCTGTGTTTTTAAACCCTCATCTCCCATTTCAGTATCAGTTTGATTATCTTGCTCAGCTCCTTGCTTTTCCACCTCATCATGATGTCTTGCCTTCTCCAGTTTGCTGTTTCTGTAAATATCTCTCCATCTCTTGCTCATTCTCTGGACGCTATCACTACCTTCACCTCTATCTCCAGAGCTCTCAGCATTTTGTAATCCTTCAGGCATTTCATCTACTTTACCTTCCACCTCCTTTAGAACACCATTCATTCCGTTATTTTTGACCACATTGGTTTCATTGCTATTACCCACTTGCTCTCTCATACTCAAACCTTCACCCCCTTGCGAGTTCTCAGTCTTTTCCAAGTTAATATCACCTGAAGCTCCCTTGCTTTGACCTGGTTCTCCGTTCTTCTCGCCAAATTCATGTACCTCACTTGTTACTGCACTATCTTGACCATTCTCAAACGTTTTCGACTTCCCTTCTAGTTGAGTTGCATTTTGATCAGtactttctccttcacttttgcTTATCAAAGATTCAGCATTCACAACTTGTTCTGTTGCAGTTAAATTAACGTGTGGGTTAGAAGGATCATCAGCACTCACAGACCATACATTAACCGGTTTCTCAAGACGATTTTTCATTTCTTGGAGTTCGATTTCTTTCTGCTTCAAAAGTGCAGTTAGAGCTGAAACTTGAGAAATATCTCGACTTGAATTCATCTCTCTTTCCTTTAGTAATCTGAGTTCATTTTTCTTCTCCTCCAATTCGACTTCCATAACCCTTGCTTCTTCTTTAAGTGAAGCTGCTGTAGATTGCCAAcccataat
This is a stretch of genomic DNA from Papaver somniferum cultivar HN1 chromosome 1, ASM357369v1, whole genome shotgun sequence. It encodes these proteins:
- the LOC113305784 gene encoding COP1-interactive protein 1-like, whose product is MAMGGVGSGSMKYSSSSNRGLRPYAMMLLLAFGAAVFGVMVLHKFRERRIFSLLIKDKDRDIITLQLLLQKERDYSKEMKKKVEELKGKAHSLRTQKMDLNNKIMGWQSTAASLKEEARVMEVELEEKKNELRLLKEREMNSSRDISQVSALTALLKQKEIELQEMKNRLEKPVNVWSVSADDPSNPHVNLTATEQVVNAESLISKSEGESTDQNATQLEGKSKTFENGQDSAVTSEVHEFGEKNGEPGQSKGASGDINLEKTENSQGGEGLSMREQVGNSNETNVVKNNGMNGVLKEVEGKVDEMPEGLQNAESSGDRGEGSDSVQRMSKRWRDIYRNSKLEKARHHDEVEKQGAEQDNQTDTEMGDEGLKTQTDNSHQAGLEGKEIRGHLRLREGNSDGVESNEQVGNARKMVSVDAVPGEASNAGDGQNAGETSNLVASDAVKQEPSVIHKEPHNIQNTIHRRELPGRRTAMSRKQKVPKATKLWKTWKSTVLEDNQDY